One region of Bacillus zhangzhouensis genomic DNA includes:
- the rplW gene encoding 50S ribosomal protein L23, with the protein MKDPRDVLKRPIITERSADLMTEKKYTFEVDVRANKTEVKDAVEEIFGVKVEKVNVQNYKGKSKRVGRYTGMTSRRRKAIVKLTADSKEIEIFEA; encoded by the coding sequence ATGAAAGATCCTCGTGATGTTCTAAAGCGCCCTATCATTACTGAACGTTCTGCTGATCTAATGACAGAGAAGAAGTACACGTTCGAAGTTGATGTCAGAGCTAACAAAACAGAAGTGAAAGACGCTGTTGAAGAAATCTTTGGAGTGAAAGTTGAGAAAGTCAACGTTCAAAACTACAAAGGAAAATCAAAACGCGTTGGACGCTACACTGGTATGACTAGCCGTCGCAGAAAAGCGATCGTGAAATTAACTGCTGACAGCAAAGAAATCGAAATTTTTGAAGCGTAA
- the rplB gene encoding 50S ribosomal protein L2, whose translation MAIKKYKPTSNGRRGMTTSDFAEITTDKPEKSLLAPLHKKGGRNNQGRLTVRHQGGGHKRQYRIIDFKRDKDGIPGRVATIEYDPNRSANIALVNYADGEKRYILAPKGIQVGTEVTSGPEADIKPGNALPLINIPVGTVVHNIELKPGKGGQLVRSAGTSAQVLGKEGKYVLVRLNSGEVRMILSACRATIGQVGNEQHELINIGKAGRSRWKGVRPTVRGSVMNPNDHPHGGGEGRAPIGRKSPMSPWGKPTLGFKTRKKTNKSDKFIVRRRKNK comes from the coding sequence ATGGCGATTAAAAAGTATAAACCAACCAGTAATGGTCGTCGTGGCATGACTACTTCAGATTTTGCTGAAATCACGACTGACAAACCAGAAAAATCGTTGCTTGCACCGCTACACAAAAAAGGCGGACGTAACAACCAAGGTAGATTGACTGTTCGTCATCAAGGTGGCGGTCACAAACGTCAATACCGTATCATCGACTTTAAGCGTGATAAAGATGGTATACCTGGACGCGTTGCTACAATCGAATATGATCCAAACCGTTCAGCGAACATCGCTCTTGTAAACTATGCAGATGGTGAGAAACGTTACATTCTTGCTCCGAAAGGAATCCAAGTTGGTACTGAAGTTACTTCTGGACCAGAAGCTGACATCAAACCAGGTAATGCTCTTCCGCTTATCAACATTCCAGTTGGTACAGTTGTGCATAACATTGAATTAAAACCAGGTAAAGGTGGACAATTAGTTCGTTCTGCTGGTACTTCTGCTCAAGTTCTTGGTAAAGAAGGTAAATACGTTCTTGTACGTTTGAACTCAGGAGAAGTTCGCATGATTCTTTCTGCTTGCCGTGCGACTATCGGTCAAGTTGGAAACGAGCAACACGAATTAATTAACATCGGTAAAGCTGGACGTTCTCGCTGGAAAGGCGTACGCCCAACAGTTCGTGGTTCTGTAATGAACCCTAACGATCACCCACACGGTGGTGGTGAAGGACGCGCTCCAATCGGACGTAAATCACCAATGTCTCCATGGGGTAAACCGACTCTTGGATTCAAGACTCGTAAGAAAACCAACAAGTCTGATAAATTCATTGTACGTCGTCGTAAAAACAAGTAA
- the rpsS gene encoding 30S ribosomal protein S19 yields MARSLKKGPFVDDHLMAKVEKLNETDKKQVVKTWSRRSTIFPQFIGHTIAVYDGRKHVPVFISEDMVGHKLGEFAPSRTYKGHASDDKKTRR; encoded by the coding sequence ATGGCTCGCAGCTTAAAAAAAGGACCATTTGTTGATGATCATTTGATGGCTAAAGTCGAGAAATTGAATGAAACTGACAAAAAGCAAGTCGTAAAAACTTGGTCTCGTCGTTCTACAATTTTCCCACAATTCATCGGTCACACAATCGCTGTCTATGACGGACGCAAACATGTACCTGTTTTCATTTCTGAAGATATGGTAGGTCACAAATTGGGCGAATTCGCACCAAGCCGTACTTACAAAGGTCATGCTAGTGACGATAAAAAAACAAGACGCTAA
- the rplV gene encoding 50S ribosomal protein L22, whose amino-acid sequence MQAKAVARTVRIAPRKARLVMDLIRGKQVGEAVSILNLTPKAASPIIEKVLKSAIANAEHNYELDANSLVITQAFVDEGPTLKRFRPRAMGRASAINKRTSHITIVVSEKKEG is encoded by the coding sequence ATGCAAGCTAAAGCTGTCGCAAGAACAGTCCGTATTGCTCCTCGTAAAGCACGTCTAGTAATGGACCTGATCCGAGGTAAGCAAGTAGGAGAAGCAGTTTCTATCTTAAACCTTACACCTAAGGCTGCTTCACCAATTATTGAAAAAGTATTAAAATCTGCTATCGCAAACGCTGAGCACAACTATGAGTTGGACGCTAACAGCCTAGTGATTACTCAAGCATTCGTTGACGAAGGTCCAACACTTAAGAGATTCCGTCCACGTGCTATGGGTCGTGCGAGCGCAATTAACAAACGAACTAGCCACATTACAATCGTTGTATCAGAAAAGAAGGAGGGATAA
- the rpsC gene encoding 30S ribosomal protein S3, with the protein MGQKVNPVGLRIGVIRDWESKWFAGKDYADFLHEDLKIREFISKRLSDASVSKVEIERAANRVNITIHTAKPGMVIGKGGSEVEALRKALNSLTGKRVHINILEIKRADLDAQLVAENIARQLENRISFRRAQKQTIQRTMRAGAQGIKTMVSGRLGGADIARSEYYSEGTVPLHTLRADIDYATAEADTTYGKLGVKVWIYRGEVLPTKKNTAEGGK; encoded by the coding sequence GTGGGTCAAAAGGTAAATCCAGTAGGTCTTCGTATTGGCGTCATTCGTGATTGGGAATCTAAATGGTTCGCAGGAAAAGATTACGCTGACTTCTTACATGAAGACTTGAAAATCCGTGAATTCATCAGCAAGCGTTTGTCTGACGCGTCTGTTTCTAAAGTTGAAATCGAACGTGCTGCAAACCGCGTAAATATCACAATCCACACGGCTAAACCAGGTATGGTAATTGGTAAAGGCGGATCTGAAGTTGAAGCACTTCGTAAAGCTCTTAACAGTCTAACCGGCAAACGTGTACACATCAACATTCTTGAAATTAAGAGAGCAGATCTTGATGCTCAGCTAGTTGCTGAAAACATCGCTCGTCAACTTGAAAATCGTATTTCATTCCGTCGTGCACAAAAACAAACAATCCAACGCACAATGCGTGCTGGAGCACAGGGAATCAAAACAATGGTTTCTGGTCGTCTTGGCGGTGCAGATATTGCTCGTTCTGAATATTACAGTGAAGGTACGGTTCCATTGCACACACTTCGTGCTGACATCGACTATGCTACTGCTGAAGCTGACACTACTTATGGTAAGCTTGGCGTAAAAGTATGGATCTATCGTGGAGAAGTCCTTCCAACTAAGAAGAATACTGCGGAAGGAGGAAAATAA